A portion of the Microbacterium sufflavum genome contains these proteins:
- a CDS encoding peptide deformylase: MAVREIRIFGDPVLRTACAPIDEIDDGVRALVADLVDTVALPGRAGVAANQIGVAVRAFSYNIDGDIGYVLNPVLTEVRGEPQPTGEGCLSVPGLWHDAQRHPWARVEGIDLDGQPVVLEGEGLLAQALQHETDHLDGKLFLTRLDPETRKVAMRQVRESSWF, translated from the coding sequence ATGGCCGTCCGCGAGATCCGCATCTTCGGCGACCCGGTCCTGCGAACGGCGTGCGCTCCGATCGATGAGATCGACGACGGCGTCCGCGCCCTGGTGGCCGACCTCGTCGACACGGTCGCGCTCCCCGGACGGGCCGGTGTGGCCGCGAACCAGATCGGCGTCGCCGTCCGGGCGTTCAGCTACAACATCGACGGCGACATCGGCTACGTCCTCAATCCCGTGCTGACCGAGGTCCGCGGGGAACCCCAGCCCACGGGGGAGGGGTGCCTGTCCGTGCCGGGCTTGTGGCACGACGCGCAGCGCCATCCGTGGGCCAGGGTCGAGGGCATCGATCTCGACGGGCAGCCTGTGGTGCTCGAGGGCGAAGGGCTGTTGGCCCAAGCGCTCCAGCACGAGACGGACCACCTCGACGGCAAGCTCTTCCTCACCCGGCTCGACCCGGAGACGCGCAAGGTCGCGATGCGGCAGGTGCGTGAGAGCTCCTGGTTCTAA
- a CDS encoding AMP-dependent synthetase/ligase produces MVQFEVPAIVPADPDANVADLLAERVRATPDRPLFSVPQGDGWRDISAADFQTAVIALAKGFAAAGIQPGEKVGFLARTTYEWTLVDFALFYAGAVMVPIYETSSPSQIQWILEDSGAIALIVESPEHFARVDEVRSDLPLLREVWQLHLGAIDTLTAQGASVSDEEIDRRRNLAVASDIATLIYTSGSTGRPKGCVLTHSNFVELSRNAAKALDEVVQTPGSSTLLFITTAHVFARFISILNIHAGVRTGHQPDTRQLLPALGSFKPTFLLAVPRVFEKVYNSAEQKAEAGGKGKIFRAAADVAIEHSRLLEEGKKIPFGMKLKFALFNKLVYSKLREAMGGNVVYAVSGSAPLGARLGHFFHSLGVVILEGYGLTETTAPATVNLADKSKIGTVGPALPGVGIRLADDGEIEVRGINVFKEYWNNPEATAEAFSEGGWFHTGDIGSFDSEGFLTITGRKKEIIVTAGGKNVAPAALEDPIRANPIVGQVVVVGDQRPFISALVTLDPEMLPTWLANNGLDEKMSLADASTNPAVRAEVQRAVDAANQRVSRAESIRKFTILDSEWTEASGHLTPKLSIKRNVIMNDFADEISAIYDEPVATTNVAIGG; encoded by the coding sequence GTGGTCCAGTTTGAAGTCCCCGCGATCGTCCCCGCCGATCCCGACGCGAACGTCGCCGACCTTCTCGCGGAGCGCGTGCGCGCCACGCCCGACCGCCCCCTCTTCTCCGTCCCCCAGGGCGACGGGTGGCGCGACATCTCGGCCGCCGACTTCCAGACCGCGGTCATCGCCCTGGCGAAGGGCTTCGCGGCCGCCGGCATCCAGCCCGGCGAGAAGGTCGGCTTCCTCGCCAGGACGACCTACGAGTGGACGCTGGTCGACTTCGCCCTGTTCTACGCGGGCGCGGTGATGGTCCCCATCTACGAGACCAGCTCCCCCTCCCAGATCCAGTGGATCCTGGAGGACTCCGGTGCGATCGCGCTCATCGTCGAGTCTCCCGAGCACTTCGCACGCGTCGACGAGGTGCGCAGCGACCTCCCCCTGCTGCGCGAGGTCTGGCAGCTGCACCTCGGCGCGATCGACACCCTCACCGCGCAGGGAGCGTCCGTCTCCGACGAGGAGATCGACCGCCGCCGCAACCTCGCCGTCGCCTCGGACATCGCCACCCTCATCTACACCTCCGGCTCGACCGGGCGCCCCAAGGGGTGTGTGCTCACGCACAGCAACTTCGTCGAGCTGTCCCGCAACGCCGCGAAGGCTCTCGACGAGGTCGTGCAGACGCCCGGCTCCTCCACGCTGCTGTTCATCACCACCGCGCACGTGTTCGCACGCTTCATCTCGATCCTCAACATCCACGCCGGCGTGCGCACGGGTCATCAGCCGGACACGCGCCAGCTGCTGCCGGCACTCGGCTCGTTCAAGCCCACGTTCCTCCTCGCCGTCCCGCGCGTGTTCGAGAAGGTCTACAACTCGGCGGAGCAGAAGGCCGAAGCGGGCGGCAAGGGCAAGATCTTCCGCGCAGCCGCCGACGTCGCGATCGAGCACTCGCGCCTCCTCGAAGAGGGCAAGAAGATCCCGTTCGGCATGAAGCTCAAGTTCGCGCTCTTCAACAAGCTGGTCTACAGCAAGCTGCGCGAGGCCATGGGCGGCAACGTGGTCTACGCGGTGTCGGGCTCGGCTCCCCTCGGCGCCCGCCTCGGCCACTTCTTCCACAGCCTCGGCGTCGTCATCCTCGAGGGCTACGGCCTCACCGAGACCACGGCACCGGCCACCGTGAACCTCGCGGACAAGTCCAAGATCGGCACCGTCGGCCCCGCCCTTCCCGGCGTTGGCATCCGGCTCGCGGACGACGGCGAGATCGAGGTCCGCGGCATCAACGTCTTCAAGGAGTACTGGAACAACCCCGAGGCCACCGCCGAAGCCTTCAGCGAGGGCGGCTGGTTCCACACCGGCGACATCGGCAGCTTCGACTCCGAGGGCTTCCTCACCATCACCGGCCGGAAGAAGGAGATCATCGTCACCGCCGGCGGCAAGAACGTCGCACCCGCCGCACTCGAGGATCCCATCCGCGCGAACCCGATCGTCGGCCAGGTGGTCGTCGTCGGCGATCAGCGCCCGTTCATCTCCGCGCTCGTGACCCTCGACCCCGAGATGCTGCCCACCTGGCTCGCCAACAACGGACTGGACGAGAAGATGTCGCTCGCCGACGCCTCCACCAACCCGGCGGTGCGCGCCGAGGTGCAGCGCGCGGTGGACGCGGCCAACCAGCGGGTCTCGCGGGCCGAGTCGATCCGCAAGTTCACGATCCTCGACTCGGAGTGGACGGAGGCTTCCGGCCACCTCACCCCGAAGCTCTCCATCAAGCGCAACGTCATCATGAACGACTTCGCCGACGAGATCTCCGCGATCTACGACGAGCCGGTCGCCACCACCAACGTCGCCATCGGCGGCTGA
- a CDS encoding lysophospholipid acyltransferase family protein, producing the protein MFYWLMKYVVIGPVVKAVFRPWIVGRKNVPASGAAILASNHLSFADSIFLPLVIDRPMSFLAKSDYFTGRGLKGWSTKFFMKATGQLPIDRSGGKASEASLNTGLQVLGGGELLGIYPEGTRSPDGKLYRGRTGIARMALEAKVPVVPVIMVDTDTAMPIGRRIPRIMRVGIVIGEPLDFSRYAGMENDRYILRSVTDEIMVALQRLGQQEYEDVYASTVKDRLPTRVT; encoded by the coding sequence ATGTTCTACTGGCTGATGAAGTACGTCGTGATCGGCCCCGTGGTCAAGGCGGTGTTCCGCCCCTGGATCGTGGGCCGGAAGAACGTGCCCGCGAGCGGTGCGGCGATCCTCGCCAGCAATCACCTCTCGTTCGCCGACTCCATCTTCCTTCCCCTCGTGATCGATCGGCCGATGTCGTTCCTCGCCAAGAGCGACTACTTCACCGGTCGCGGCCTCAAGGGCTGGTCGACGAAGTTCTTCATGAAGGCGACAGGACAGCTGCCCATCGACCGCTCGGGCGGCAAGGCCTCGGAGGCTTCGCTCAACACGGGACTGCAGGTGCTCGGCGGCGGCGAGCTGCTCGGCATCTATCCGGAGGGGACGCGCAGCCCCGACGGCAAGCTCTACCGCGGACGCACCGGCATCGCGCGGATGGCGCTCGAGGCGAAGGTCCCCGTGGTCCCCGTGATCATGGTCGACACCGACACCGCGATGCCGATCGGTCGACGCATTCCCCGCATCATGCGGGTCGGGATCGTGATCGGCGAGCCCCTCGACTTCTCTCGCTACGCGGGCATGGAGAACGACCGCTACATCCTGCGCTCCGTCACCGACGAGATCATGGTGGCGCTGCAGCGACTGGGTCAGCAGGAGTACGAAGACGTCTACGCTTCGACCGTAAAGGACCGCCTGCCCACCCGCGTCACATAG
- a CDS encoding class II 3-deoxy-7-phosphoheptulonate synthase: MLPHHIDALDAWRSLPIKQQPQWPDADRVADVSRQIAALPPLVFAGEVDNLRDRLARAASGQAFLLQGGDCAETFAGATAEQIRNRIKTVLQMAVVLTYGASMPIVKMGRMAGQFAKPRSSDTETRGEVTLPAYRGDIVNGYDFTEGSRQADPGRLLQGYHTAASTLNLIRAFTQGGFADLREVHSWNKGFAQNPANQRYERMAAEIDRAIKFMEAAGADFDELKRVEFFTGHEGLLMDYERPMTRIDSRTDTPYNTSAHFLWIGERTRELDGAHVDYFSKIRNPIGVKLGPTTTPETALALIDKLDPEREPGRLTFITRMGAGKIRDALPPLLEAVRESGAQPLWVTDPMHGNGITTPTGYKTRRFDDVVDEVRGFFEAHRSVGTFPGGIHVELTGDDVTECLGGSEQIDEAALATRYESLCDPRLNHMQSLELAFLVAEELEKR; encoded by the coding sequence ATGCTCCCGCACCACATCGATGCCCTTGATGCCTGGCGCTCGCTTCCCATCAAGCAGCAGCCGCAGTGGCCGGACGCCGACCGCGTCGCCGACGTCTCCCGGCAGATTGCCGCTCTCCCGCCGCTGGTCTTCGCGGGCGAGGTCGACAATCTTCGCGACCGCCTCGCGCGTGCCGCCTCCGGCCAGGCTTTCCTGCTCCAGGGCGGCGACTGCGCCGAGACCTTCGCGGGCGCGACCGCGGAGCAGATCCGCAACCGCATCAAGACGGTGCTGCAGATGGCGGTGGTGCTCACCTACGGGGCGTCGATGCCGATCGTGAAGATGGGGCGCATGGCCGGGCAGTTCGCCAAGCCGCGCTCGAGCGACACCGAGACCCGTGGCGAGGTCACTCTGCCGGCGTACCGTGGCGACATCGTCAACGGCTACGACTTCACGGAGGGCTCGCGCCAGGCCGACCCCGGTCGTCTGCTGCAGGGCTACCACACGGCCGCGTCGACGCTGAACCTGATCCGCGCGTTCACGCAGGGTGGTTTCGCCGATCTGCGCGAGGTGCACTCGTGGAACAAGGGGTTCGCGCAGAACCCGGCCAACCAGCGCTACGAGCGCATGGCCGCCGAGATCGACCGGGCCATCAAGTTCATGGAGGCTGCGGGCGCCGACTTCGACGAGCTGAAGCGCGTCGAGTTCTTCACCGGCCACGAGGGCCTCCTGATGGATTACGAGCGGCCGATGACGCGCATCGACTCGCGCACGGACACCCCGTACAACACGTCCGCCCACTTCCTGTGGATCGGGGAGCGCACGCGCGAGCTCGACGGCGCGCACGTCGACTACTTCTCGAAGATCCGCAACCCGATCGGCGTCAAGCTCGGCCCGACGACGACGCCGGAGACGGCTCTCGCGCTGATCGACAAGCTCGACCCCGAGCGCGAGCCCGGACGACTGACCTTCATCACGCGCATGGGTGCCGGCAAGATCCGCGATGCGCTGCCTCCGCTGCTCGAGGCGGTCCGCGAGTCCGGCGCGCAGCCGCTGTGGGTCACCGACCCCATGCACGGCAACGGCATCACGACGCCCACGGGATACAAGACGCGGCGCTTCGATGACGTGGTCGACGAGGTGCGTGGGTTCTTCGAGGCGCACCGCTCCGTGGGCACGTTCCCGGGCGGCATCCACGTCGAGCTCACGGGCGACGACGTGACCGAGTGCCTCGGCGGCTCGGAGCAGATCGACGAGGCCGCCCTCGCGACGCGTTACGAGAGCCTGTGCGACCCGCGCCTGAACCACATGCAGTCCCTGGAGCTGGCGTTCCTCGTGGCCGAGGAGCTCGAGAAGCGCTGA
- the pknB gene encoding Stk1 family PASTA domain-containing Ser/Thr kinase, with translation MTTNQQADPLIGRLVDGRYRVRARIARGGMATVYVATDLRLERRIALKVMHAHLSDDSAFQSRFIQEARAAARLADPHVVNVFDQGQDGELAYLVMEYLPGITLRELLREQKRLTVAQTITIMDAVLAGLSAAHRAGIVHRDVKPENVLLAEDGRIKIGDFGLARATTANTATGQQLLGTIAYLAPELVTRGTADARSDIYALGIMLYEMLVGEQPYKGEQPMQIAFQHATESVPRPSVRNPAVPEQLDELVLWATEKSPDERPDDAQQMLERLRDIERELGISPAVTRATVPPQSAADSGDLTKVMPGTMVIPDAVAPTAGTVDNATILRRRASKRRARGAFLLSLVLLLAVLAGGVGWWFGSGPGSLIAVPAVAGQTYDQAAAELTDAGFVPTQRDEFSVDVDKGTVIETDPGEGSRLDKGATVAVVVSAGPASHDIAAVAGVPADEVRAALEGANLEITDDEEYFTDVADGSVINVRITPRAGGDAYGCDEGCTVFEKDTATIQISRGPVPDVSDMTVSQATDALTSKGLKVNAESQYQPSDTIGKDRVIGIAERGEEGSWRPGETVQLIVSQGPPLFDVPDVSGLSRDEATKALRDAGFKWVYTSGTGLPDSVWDLLANQNTRVESYSPTDPQRKGATITLTMGFAG, from the coding sequence GTGACGACCAATCAGCAGGCCGACCCCCTCATCGGGCGGCTCGTCGACGGTCGGTACCGAGTCCGAGCTCGAATCGCGCGCGGCGGGATGGCCACGGTATACGTCGCCACGGACCTCCGCCTCGAACGCCGCATCGCCCTCAAGGTCATGCACGCGCACCTCAGCGACGACTCCGCGTTCCAGAGCCGCTTCATCCAGGAGGCGCGCGCCGCGGCACGACTGGCCGATCCGCACGTCGTGAACGTCTTCGACCAGGGCCAGGACGGCGAGCTCGCCTACCTGGTGATGGAGTACCTGCCCGGCATCACCCTGCGCGAACTCCTCCGGGAGCAGAAACGCCTCACGGTCGCGCAGACCATCACGATCATGGATGCCGTGCTCGCCGGGCTCTCCGCGGCGCACCGTGCCGGGATCGTGCACCGCGACGTGAAGCCCGAGAACGTGCTGCTCGCCGAGGACGGCCGCATCAAGATCGGCGACTTCGGACTGGCCCGCGCGACGACCGCGAACACCGCGACCGGACAGCAGCTCCTCGGCACCATCGCCTACCTCGCGCCGGAGCTCGTCACCCGCGGAACGGCCGACGCACGCAGCGACATCTATGCGCTCGGCATCATGCTGTACGAGATGCTCGTGGGCGAGCAGCCCTACAAGGGCGAGCAGCCGATGCAGATCGCGTTCCAGCACGCCACGGAGTCGGTGCCGCGCCCCAGCGTGCGCAATCCCGCCGTTCCCGAGCAGCTGGACGAGCTCGTGCTGTGGGCGACCGAGAAGTCGCCGGACGAGCGGCCGGACGATGCACAGCAGATGCTCGAGCGCCTTCGCGACATCGAGCGCGAGCTCGGCATCTCCCCCGCGGTGACCAGGGCGACCGTTCCCCCGCAGAGCGCCGCCGACTCGGGCGACCTGACCAAGGTGATGCCGGGCACGATGGTGATCCCCGACGCTGTCGCGCCCACCGCCGGCACGGTCGACAACGCCACGATCCTGCGGCGCCGTGCGTCCAAGCGCCGCGCCCGCGGAGCCTTCCTCCTGTCTCTCGTGCTGCTGCTGGCCGTGCTCGCCGGCGGCGTCGGCTGGTGGTTCGGCTCCGGCCCCGGCTCGCTCATCGCCGTACCCGCCGTCGCGGGTCAGACGTACGACCAGGCCGCCGCCGAGCTCACCGATGCCGGATTCGTGCCGACGCAGCGCGATGAGTTCTCGGTCGATGTCGACAAGGGCACCGTGATCGAGACCGATCCGGGCGAGGGCTCACGCCTCGACAAGGGGGCGACGGTCGCGGTCGTCGTCTCCGCCGGACCCGCGTCGCACGACATCGCCGCCGTGGCCGGGGTGCCTGCCGACGAGGTGCGCGCGGCCCTGGAGGGGGCGAACCTGGAGATCACCGACGACGAGGAGTACTTCACCGACGTCGCCGACGGCTCGGTCATCAACGTGCGCATCACCCCCCGCGCGGGTGGCGACGCCTACGGCTGCGACGAGGGCTGCACGGTCTTCGAGAAGGACACCGCCACCATCCAGATCTCGCGCGGCCCCGTGCCGGATGTGAGCGACATGACCGTGAGCCAGGCGACCGACGCCCTCACCAGCAAGGGCCTCAAGGTCAACGCCGAGAGCCAGTACCAGCCCAGCGACACGATCGGGAAGGACCGCGTCATCGGTATCGCCGAGCGCGGCGAGGAGGGGTCCTGGCGTCCGGGCGAGACCGTGCAGCTCATCGTCTCCCAGGGTCCGCCGCTCTTCGACGTCCCCGACGTGTCCGGGCTCTCCCGCGACGAGGCGACGAAGGCACTGCGTGACGCCGGCTTCAAGTGGGTGTACACGAGCGGCACCGGTCTCCCGGACTCGGTGTGGGATCTGCTGGCCAATCAGAACACGCGCGTCGAGTCGTACAGTCCGACGGACCCGCAGCGGAAGGGCGCGACGATCACGCTCACGATGGGCTTCGCCGGCTGA
- a CDS encoding LysM peptidoglycan-binding domain-containing protein: protein MNLQTAARRARTLQLGLPAAIAGALAATLTAAPAVAVTDASVAPLERQRTAPPRGVPAQVAPATYVVQPGDTVAAIAGRFGLRTVDVLTWNGLSWRSVIYPGQTLVLHPAAAPAPAPAPAPAPAATTVHAVVAGDTVYAIAQRYGTSVDAVLSANGLTRASIIYPGQSLAIGAPAAAPAAAPAPAPAPAPAPAPAPAATTHTVAAGDTLYGIAQSYGTTTQALFALNGLGPSSIIYPGQKIAVQAAAAPAPATAPAAAPAPGGQLSAALTAEQAGTAALIIRIGREFGVSDRAIATALATGMVESGLRNLDWGDRDSLGIFQQRPSTGWGTPEQIMDADRSTRVFYGGPSDPNGTVTRGLLDIPGWESLSFTAAAQAVQISAYPDKYGQWETQAYAWLALYG, encoded by the coding sequence CGCGATCGCCGGCGCTCTCGCCGCAACGCTGACAGCCGCGCCGGCCGTCGCCGTGACCGACGCCTCGGTCGCGCCGCTCGAACGGCAGCGCACCGCTCCCCCGCGCGGCGTGCCCGCCCAGGTGGCGCCGGCGACCTATGTCGTCCAGCCGGGCGACACCGTGGCGGCGATCGCCGGTCGCTTCGGGCTGCGCACGGTCGATGTCCTGACCTGGAACGGCCTGTCTTGGCGCTCCGTGATCTACCCGGGGCAGACGCTCGTGCTCCATCCTGCCGCCGCTCCGGCGCCTGCTCCGGCACCCGCGCCCGCACCGGCCGCCACCACCGTGCACGCCGTCGTCGCGGGAGACACGGTCTACGCCATCGCGCAGCGCTACGGCACGAGCGTCGATGCGGTCCTGTCCGCGAACGGGCTCACCCGCGCCTCGATCATCTACCCGGGGCAGAGCCTCGCCATCGGCGCGCCCGCGGCTGCGCCCGCCGCGGCACCCGCTCCCGCTCCGGCTCCGGCTCCGGCTCCGGCGCCCGCTCCCGCGGCGACGACGCACACGGTCGCTGCCGGTGACACGCTGTACGGGATCGCCCAGTCCTACGGCACCACGACGCAGGCTCTCTTCGCACTGAACGGTCTCGGGCCGTCGTCGATCATCTACCCCGGGCAGAAGATCGCCGTGCAGGCGGCCGCCGCTCCTGCGCCGGCCACAGCCCCGGCGGCCGCTCCCGCACCGGGAGGTCAGCTCAGCGCCGCTCTCACCGCGGAGCAGGCCGGCACCGCCGCCCTCATCATCCGCATCGGTCGCGAGTTCGGCGTGTCCGATCGCGCCATCGCGACGGCGCTCGCGACCGGCATGGTCGAGTCCGGGCTGCGCAACCTGGACTGGGGCGATCGGGATTCGCTCGGCATCTTCCAGCAGCGCCCGAGCACCGGGTGGGGCACGCCGGAGCAGATCATGGACGCCGACCGCAGCACCCGCGTGTTCTATGGCGGCCCGAGCGATCCGAACGGCACGGTCACCCGAGGCCTGCTCGACATCCCCGGGTGGGAGAGCCTGTCGTTCACCGCGGCAGCGCAGGCCGTGCAGATCTCCGCCTACCCCGACAAGTACGGGCAGTGGGAGACTCAGGCCTACGCCTGGCTCGCGCTGTACGGCTGA